The following are encoded in a window of Flavobacterium sp. WC2421 genomic DNA:
- a CDS encoding tetratricopeptide repeat protein yields MKTNIFKYSIPVGFLVFLVACSTKKDSFLSRNSHALSTKYNILYNGQIGLDKGVEGIKSKSTDDFWKRLPIERMQIGDDPTSTEKTKNADFELAETKATKAIQKHSMNIDGRERNYQVDEAYLLLGKSRYYDQRFIPALDAFNYILYKYPTSSRIYEAKIWREKTNMRLGNDAVVVKNMTKLLKEQKLKKQVLADANALLSEAFLNLEERDSAVAKLKLAVDYTKNNNERARYRFILGQLYEELGKKDSAIYSYESVIKMNRKSERKYVIQAHARKAQLFDYEKGDSTAFLKTYNKLIADRENRPFLDVLYYQKGVFYDKNNNKKQALQFYNRSLKNAKTDQYLIASNYRNIGNVHFKSAEYATAAKYYDSTLVKMQPKTREFIHISKIRKDLDDVILYEAIAMQNDSILHVVSLSGPDRITYFENYIVKLKAADDVKRLLEEKEKEKQENIARNSSAGPVNNAISTQNPGAPTRKSSLAPPTMASSTAATSVFYFYNPSTVSFGKVEFKKLWGERSSKGNWRLSEAVANTISNDTLNSGVSVADKKETEADKIIPQYTTDFYLKQLPTAQIAIDSIAKERNTAYYQLGVIYKEKFKEYELATNRLEQLLQNNPEEKLILPTMYNLYKIYQITNSGKAESMKSKINGQFPNSRYAQIINNTNQEETSQEGSPDAVYEKLYSLYGQEQFTTVLEQVNIAITQFPGDEILPKLELLRANTIGKLRGLLAYKNALQYVADTYSNTEEGKKAQDVLTNQIPLLEKIDFGTVETKNWKIVYKVASREAENTKSIEEKIKKFIANLNPRLTYSYDVYTENESFIVIHGMYSQTEGQNVIDQLKENKEYKIVDPAILISNENYKVIQIKKNLNDYLVAKK; encoded by the coding sequence TTGAAAACTAATATATTTAAATATTCAATTCCTGTAGGATTTTTGGTTTTTTTGGTAGCTTGTTCTACCAAAAAGGATAGTTTTTTGTCTAGAAATTCCCACGCTTTGAGCACGAAATACAATATTTTATACAATGGGCAAATTGGTTTAGATAAAGGAGTTGAAGGGATTAAATCTAAAAGTACAGATGATTTTTGGAAGCGTTTGCCAATCGAAAGAATGCAAATAGGCGATGATCCTACAAGCACTGAAAAAACTAAAAATGCAGATTTTGAATTGGCGGAAACCAAAGCTACCAAAGCAATTCAAAAACATTCCATGAATATTGATGGAAGAGAAAGAAATTACCAAGTGGACGAAGCCTATTTATTACTTGGAAAATCAAGGTATTACGATCAAAGGTTTATCCCAGCCTTAGACGCTTTCAATTATATTTTATACAAATACCCAACAAGTAGTAGAATTTACGAAGCTAAAATATGGCGTGAAAAAACCAACATGCGTTTAGGTAATGACGCCGTTGTTGTAAAAAACATGACCAAACTGCTGAAAGAACAAAAACTTAAAAAGCAAGTTCTGGCCGATGCAAATGCATTGCTATCCGAAGCATTTCTAAATCTTGAAGAAAGAGACAGTGCTGTTGCTAAACTAAAATTGGCTGTAGATTATACCAAAAACAATAATGAAAGAGCGAGATATCGTTTTATTCTAGGTCAGTTATACGAAGAATTGGGGAAAAAAGACAGTGCTATTTACAGTTATGAGTCAGTTATAAAAATGAATAGAAAATCCGAAAGGAAATATGTCATTCAAGCACATGCTAGAAAAGCGCAGTTATTCGATTATGAAAAGGGAGACTCTACTGCTTTTTTAAAAACCTATAATAAATTAATTGCTGATCGAGAAAACCGACCTTTTCTGGATGTCTTATACTATCAAAAAGGGGTTTTTTATGATAAAAACAACAATAAAAAACAAGCCTTGCAATTTTATAACCGTTCTCTAAAAAATGCTAAAACAGATCAATATTTAATTGCTTCAAATTATAGAAATATTGGAAATGTGCATTTTAAAAGTGCGGAATATGCTACTGCAGCAAAATATTATGATAGTACTTTAGTAAAAATGCAACCTAAAACTAGAGAGTTTATCCATATAAGTAAAATTAGAAAAGATTTAGATGATGTCATTTTATATGAAGCCATTGCCATGCAAAACGATAGTATCCTTCATGTTGTTTCTTTGTCTGGACCAGATAGAATAACCTACTTCGAGAATTATATTGTTAAGTTAAAAGCAGCTGATGATGTCAAAAGACTTTTAGAAGAAAAAGAAAAAGAAAAACAAGAAAATATTGCAAGAAACAGTTCAGCGGGACCAGTTAACAATGCAATTTCTACTCAAAACCCAGGAGCGCCAACACGAAAATCTTCTCTTGCACCACCTACTATGGCCTCTAGTACTGCAGCTACAAGTGTATTTTACTTTTATAATCCTTCAACTGTTTCATTTGGAAAAGTAGAGTTTAAAAAACTATGGGGAGAAAGAAGTTCAAAAGGAAATTGGAGGTTGTCAGAAGCTGTAGCAAATACAATTTCTAATGACACTTTGAACTCTGGTGTTTCAGTAGCTGATAAAAAAGAAACAGAAGCTGATAAAATAATTCCACAATACACAACCGATTTTTATTTAAAACAATTGCCTACTGCACAAATAGCAATTGATAGCATTGCTAAAGAACGCAATACGGCTTATTATCAGTTGGGAGTAATTTATAAAGAAAAATTTAAAGAGTACGAACTAGCCACCAACAGGCTAGAGCAATTATTGCAAAATAATCCTGAGGAGAAACTCATTCTCCCAACGATGTATAATTTATATAAAATTTACCAAATCACGAATAGCGGCAAGGCGGAATCGATGAAAAGCAAGATAAATGGGCAGTTTCCTAATTCTCGTTATGCACAAATAATTAATAATACAAATCAGGAGGAGACTTCACAAGAAGGAAGTCCTGATGCTGTGTATGAAAAATTATATTCCTTATATGGACAGGAACAATTTACAACTGTTTTAGAACAGGTAAACATCGCTATTACTCAATTTCCAGGTGATGAAATTCTTCCTAAATTAGAATTATTAAGAGCCAATACAATAGGGAAACTAAGAGGCTTACTTGCCTATAAAAATGCATTACAATATGTAGCAGATACCTATTCGAATACTGAAGAAGGAAAAAAAGCGCAGGATGTTTTAACGAATCAAATTCCGCTTTTAGAAAAAATTGATTTTGGAACAGTAGAAACTAAGAACTGGAAAATAGTGTATAAAGTTGCTTCTAGGGAAGCCGAAAATACAAAAAGCATAGAAGAAAAAATAAAAAAATTCATTGCCAATTTAAATCCAAGACTTACCTATTCGTATGATGTCTATACGGAAAATGAAAGTTTTATAGTGATTCATGGTATGTATAGTCAAACCGAAGGGCAAAACGTGATTGATCAATTAAAAGAAAACAAAGAATATAAAATAGTAGATCCGGCAATACTAATTTCTAATGAAAATTATAAAGTGATTCAAATTAAGAAAAATCTTAATGACTATTTAGTTGCAAAAAAATAA
- a CDS encoding F0F1 ATP synthase subunit B, whose protein sequence is MDKLINQFELGLFVWQVLIFVGLIFLLKKFAWKPILDAVNDREEGIKNALLSAENARKEMQNLQADNQRILQEARLERDNMLKDAREMKEKMVADAKNEAQVQGLKMIEQAKAAIESEKNAAMAELKLQVSTLSLNIAEKLLKDELSNKEAQTKLVEKMLGDVKLN, encoded by the coding sequence ATGGATAAGTTAATAAATCAGTTTGAGTTAGGTTTGTTCGTTTGGCAAGTATTAATATTTGTTGGATTAATATTCTTATTGAAAAAATTCGCTTGGAAACCAATTCTTGATGCAGTAAATGATAGAGAAGAAGGAATCAAAAATGCTTTACTTTCTGCTGAAAATGCTAGAAAAGAAATGCAAAACCTTCAAGCTGACAACCAACGTATTTTACAAGAAGCAAGATTAGAGCGTGACAACATGCTTAAAGATGCGCGTGAAATGAAAGAGAAAATGGTTGCTGATGCAAAAAATGAAGCGCAAGTTCAAGGATTGAAAATGATCGAACAAGCTAAAGCAGCAATTGAAAGTGAAAAAAATGCAGCGATGGCTGAGTTGAAACTTCAAGTTTCTACTTTATCATTGAATATTGCAGAAAAATTATTGAAAGACGAATTATCTAACAAAGAAGCTCAAACTAAATTAGTAGAGAAAATGTTAGGTGACGTAAAGCTAAACTAA
- a CDS encoding AtpZ/AtpI family protein codes for MDKKPNKKQASKWLALINIPIQMGVIIFLFAYSGNWLDENYPSPKVYYNKILVMVGVVLALYNVIRQVNEINKSQ; via the coding sequence ATGGACAAGAAACCCAACAAAAAACAAGCTAGTAAGTGGTTAGCACTTATTAATATTCCCATTCAAATGGGAGTTATTATTTTCCTTTTTGCTTATTCGGGAAATTGGCTTGACGAAAACTACCCCAGCCCAAAAGTGTATTACAATAAAATCTTAGTGATGGTAGGAGTTGTTTTGGCATTATACAATGTAATCAGGCAAGTGAATGAGATTAATAAGTCGCAATAA
- the atpB gene encoding F0F1 ATP synthase subunit A: protein MVISNKPLRFIIATLVACLPLMSFANPEVDSVKVKTEMTHEVTEQTHEGAHAEPTDVKSKIKAFIGHHVLDSHDFTFFSDEVEGKHYGFSLPVILWDNGLHVFSSSEFEHGEAVAESNGNFYKINHHDGKIYKVDSADGKITENEETGFPANVRPIDFSITKTVLSIMIASLIMFLIFAGLAKSYAKNKGIASGVGRIFEPVVLYIRDEIAIPNIGEKHYKKYMSYLLTIFFFVLFLNIFGLMPFGINVTGNLTITFALAIMTFLITNLTANKNYWGHIFWMPGVPKVMRIVLAPIELLGVFIKPFSLMIRLYANIFAGHIVLMSIIGLMFIFKSWLGSSLSFGLSFVLSILEILVAFLQAYIFTMLSALYFGSAVEEHHHEEAHH, encoded by the coding sequence ATGGTGATTTCAAACAAACCACTTAGATTTATAATAGCAACTTTAGTAGCGTGTCTTCCTTTAATGAGTTTTGCAAATCCAGAAGTGGATTCAGTAAAAGTTAAGACCGAAATGACTCACGAAGTAACGGAACAAACACATGAAGGAGCTCATGCTGAACCAACAGATGTAAAATCTAAGATTAAAGCATTTATAGGTCATCACGTGTTAGATTCTCACGACTTCACTTTCTTTTCTGACGAAGTAGAAGGGAAGCATTACGGATTTTCTTTGCCAGTTATTCTTTGGGATAATGGATTACACGTTTTTTCTTCTTCTGAATTCGAACATGGAGAAGCAGTAGCGGAGTCAAACGGAAACTTTTATAAAATCAACCACCACGATGGTAAGATTTACAAAGTAGATTCGGCTGATGGTAAAATAACTGAAAACGAAGAAACAGGTTTCCCTGCTAATGTTCGTCCAATTGACTTTTCAATTACAAAAACAGTTTTGTCTATAATGATTGCTTCATTAATCATGTTTTTGATTTTTGCTGGTTTGGCAAAATCATATGCTAAAAATAAAGGAATTGCTTCTGGAGTTGGAAGAATATTTGAACCAGTCGTATTGTATATTCGTGATGAAATTGCAATCCCTAATATTGGAGAAAAGCACTATAAGAAATACATGAGTTATTTATTGACTATCTTTTTCTTTGTATTGTTCTTAAACATATTTGGTTTGATGCCATTTGGAATTAATGTAACAGGTAATTTAACTATTACTTTTGCATTAGCGATAATGACATTCTTAATCACAAACCTTACTGCTAATAAAAATTACTGGGGACACATTTTCTGGATGCCAGGAGTGCCTAAAGTAATGCGTATCGTATTAGCTCCAATTGAGTTGTTAGGAGTATTTATTAAGCCATTTTCATTAATGATACGTTTGTATGCAAATATCTTTGCAGGACACATTGTATTGATGAGTATTATTGGTTTAATGTTTATTTTTAAAAGCTGGTTAGGAAGTAGTTTGTCTTTTGGATTGTCATTTGTACTTTCTATTCTTGAGATATTAGTAGCTTTTTTACAAGCCTATATTTTCACCATGTTATCTGCATTGTACTTTGGTTCAGCTGTAGAAGAGCATCATCATGAGGAAGCTCATCATTAA
- the atpG gene encoding ATP synthase F1 subunit gamma: MANLKEIRNRITSVSSTMQITSAMKMVSAAKLKKAQDAITAMRPYAEKLTELLQNLSATLEGDAGGEFTTQREVKKVLLVAITSNRGLCGAFNTNVIKGAKSRAAFYEGKQVDVFAIGKKGNDVLTKTNSVVANESAVYDNLTFDNVAAIADTLTQKFVSGEYDKIELIYNQFKNAATQIVQTEQFLPLAPIKSDLTVSTGDYIFEPSKEEIVLTLIPKSLKTQLYKGIRDSFASEHGARMTAMHKATDNATELRNQLKLTYNKARQAAITNEILEIVGGAEALKG, translated from the coding sequence ATGGCAAATTTAAAGGAAATCCGTAATAGAATTACTTCCGTTTCATCTACGATGCAAATTACATCAGCGATGAAAATGGTTTCTGCAGCAAAGCTAAAGAAAGCACAAGATGCAATTACAGCAATGCGCCCTTATGCCGAAAAATTAACGGAATTATTACAAAACCTTTCTGCTACACTTGAAGGTGATGCAGGAGGAGAGTTTACTACACAACGTGAAGTAAAAAAAGTATTACTAGTTGCTATTACTTCTAATAGAGGTTTATGTGGTGCATTTAATACAAACGTAATTAAAGGTGCTAAAAGTCGTGCTGCTTTTTATGAAGGTAAACAAGTAGATGTTTTTGCAATTGGTAAAAAAGGAAACGATGTATTAACTAAAACAAATTCAGTTGTTGCTAACGAAAGTGCAGTATATGACAACTTAACATTTGATAATGTAGCTGCAATTGCAGATACATTAACCCAAAAATTTGTTTCAGGTGAATATGATAAAATCGAATTGATTTACAATCAGTTTAAAAATGCTGCAACTCAAATCGTTCAAACAGAACAATTTTTACCGTTAGCACCAATTAAATCTGATTTAACAGTTTCAACAGGAGATTATATCTTTGAACCTTCAAAAGAAGAAATTGTATTGACTTTGATTCCTAAATCATTGAAAACGCAATTGTATAAAGGAATTCGTGATTCATTTGCTTCTGAGCATGGAGCGCGTATGACTGCGATGCACAAAGCAACTGATAATGCAACTGAATTGAGAAATCAATTGAAATTAACATACAATAAAGCGCGTCAAGCTGCTATTACTAATGAGATCCTTGAGATTGTTGGTGGGGCAGAAGCTTTAAAAGGGTAA
- the atpE gene encoding ATP synthase F0 subunit C — protein sequence MQIPTIVGAGLIVIGAGLGIGRIGGSAMDAIARQPEASGKIQTAMLIAAALIEGIGFAALFAA from the coding sequence ATGCAAATTCCAACTATTGTAGGAGCAGGATTAATTGTAATCGGAGCAGGTTTAGGTATTGGTAGAATTGGTGGTTCAGCAATGGACGCTATTGCTCGTCAACCAGAAGCTTCTGGAAAAATCCAAACAGCTATGCTTATTGCAGCTGCACTTATTGAAGGTATTGGTTTCGCTGCGTTATTCGCTGCTTAA
- the atpH gene encoding ATP synthase F1 subunit delta: MASTRAAIRYAKAILEIAESKGVAKAVSDDMNSIASTINGNVELSTFIQNPTLRVEVKENALLEVFANTNGVTKSLFHLLFENKRFEILEAVAVEYNVLFDIMNGVEVAKVTTAIPMDAALEAKVLAKIASLSDKKITIENTVDASIIGGFILRIGDKQYNASVANRLQVLKRELSN, translated from the coding sequence ATGGCAAGTACAAGAGCAGCAATTCGTTATGCAAAAGCAATTCTAGAGATCGCAGAATCTAAAGGAGTAGCAAAAGCAGTTAGTGATGATATGAATTCTATAGCTTCAACTATAAATGGAAATGTAGAATTGAGCACTTTTATTCAAAACCCAACTTTAAGAGTAGAGGTTAAAGAAAATGCCTTATTGGAAGTTTTTGCAAATACTAATGGTGTGACTAAGAGTTTATTTCATTTGTTGTTTGAAAACAAAAGATTTGAAATTCTAGAAGCAGTAGCAGTAGAATACAATGTTTTGTTTGATATTATGAATGGTGTTGAAGTAGCTAAGGTTACCACAGCTATTCCTATGGATGCAGCATTAGAAGCTAAAGTTTTAGCTAAAATAGCTTCTTTATCTGATAAGAAAATTACAATTGAAAATACAGTAGATGCTTCAATCATTGGAGGGTTTATTTTAAGAATAGGTGACAAGCAGTACAATGCTTCTGTTGCTAACAGATTACAAGTATTAAAAAGAGAATTAAGTAACTAG
- the atpA gene encoding F0F1 ATP synthase subunit alpha, whose translation MAEIKPAEISAILRKQVEGFESGATLEEVGTVLQVGDGIARVYGLSNVQYGELVEFDNGLEAIVLNLEEDNVGVVLLGPSTGIKEGSTAKRTQRIASLKVGEQMVGRVVNTLGFPIDGKGPIGGDLYEMPLERKAPGVIFRQPVTEPLQTGVKAVDAMIPVGRGQRELVIGDRQTGKSTVCIDTILNQKEFYDAGKPVFCIYVAIGQKASTVAGIAKMLEEKGAMAYTIIVAANASDPAPMQVYAPFAGAAIGEYFRDSGRPALIVYDDLSKQAVAYREVSLLLRRPPGREAYPGDVFYLHSRLLERACKVIADDGIAKNMNDLPDSLKSIVKGGGSLTALPIIETQAGDVSAYIPTNVISITDGQIFLDGDLFNSGVRPAINVGISVSRVGGNAQIKSMKKVAGTLKLDQAQFRELEAFAKFGSDLDAVTLNVIEKGRRNVEILKQGLNDPYTVEDQVAIIYAGSKNLLRNVPVNKVKEFEKDFLEFLNTKHRATLDALKAGKLTDEITDVIQSVAKEVSAKYN comes from the coding sequence ATGGCGGAAATCAAACCTGCTGAAATTTCAGCAATATTAAGAAAGCAAGTAGAAGGTTTTGAATCTGGCGCAACGCTAGAGGAAGTAGGAACCGTACTTCAAGTTGGAGATGGTATTGCTCGTGTTTACGGGCTTTCTAATGTTCAATACGGTGAGTTAGTAGAATTCGACAATGGCTTAGAAGCGATTGTATTGAATCTTGAAGAAGACAATGTTGGGGTGGTACTTTTAGGACCATCAACAGGAATCAAAGAAGGTTCTACAGCTAAAAGAACACAACGTATCGCTTCTCTTAAAGTAGGTGAGCAAATGGTAGGACGTGTAGTAAACACTCTTGGTTTTCCAATTGATGGAAAAGGACCAATTGGTGGAGACTTATACGAAATGCCTTTGGAAAGAAAAGCTCCAGGAGTTATCTTCCGTCAACCAGTTACTGAGCCATTACAAACAGGAGTAAAAGCAGTAGATGCTATGATCCCAGTTGGTCGTGGGCAACGTGAGCTAGTTATTGGTGACCGTCAAACAGGTAAATCGACTGTTTGTATCGATACTATCTTAAATCAAAAAGAATTTTACGATGCAGGAAAACCTGTATTTTGTATATATGTTGCAATTGGACAAAAAGCGTCAACTGTAGCAGGAATTGCAAAAATGTTAGAAGAAAAAGGAGCAATGGCATATACCATTATTGTTGCTGCTAATGCTTCTGATCCAGCTCCAATGCAAGTGTACGCTCCTTTCGCAGGTGCTGCAATTGGAGAATACTTTAGAGATTCAGGTCGTCCAGCTTTAATTGTTTATGATGATTTATCTAAACAAGCTGTTGCTTACCGTGAGGTTTCTCTTTTATTAAGAAGACCACCGGGACGTGAGGCATATCCTGGAGACGTTTTTTACTTACACAGTCGTTTATTAGAGCGTGCTTGTAAAGTAATTGCTGATGATGGAATTGCTAAAAACATGAACGATTTACCAGATTCATTGAAATCTATCGTTAAAGGTGGTGGTTCATTGACTGCTTTACCTATTATCGAAACTCAAGCTGGTGACGTTTCTGCATATATCCCAACAAACGTAATTTCGATTACTGATGGTCAAATTTTCTTAGATGGAGATTTGTTTAACTCTGGAGTTCGTCCGGCAATTAACGTAGGTATTTCTGTATCTCGTGTTGGAGGTAATGCTCAAATTAAATCAATGAAAAAAGTAGCAGGTACTTTGAAACTAGATCAAGCACAATTCCGTGAATTGGAAGCGTTTGCTAAATTTGGTTCAGACTTAGATGCAGTTACTTTAAACGTAATTGAAAAAGGTAGAAGAAACGTTGAAATCTTGAAACAAGGTTTGAATGATCCTTATACTGTTGAAGACCAAGTGGCAATTATCTATGCTGGTTCTAAAAACTTATTGAGAAATGTTCCTGTAAATAAAGTAAAAGAATTTGAGAAAGATTTCTTAGAATTCTTGAACACTAAACACAGAGCAACTCTTGATGCTTTAAAAGCAGGGAAGTTAACAGACGAAATTACTGATGTAATTCAATCTGTAGCTAAAGAAGTTTCAGCAAAATATAACTAG
- a CDS encoding polymer-forming cytoskeletal protein — translation MFNKKPKPYTELLGKTNRIVEGTIIKGDIISQADFRLDGELTGNFHSTGKLVIGPTGSVVGDISCNNADIEGKVNGNIQVTEVLNVKLKASIHGEVTVGKLSVEPGADFSASCIMKSDVEKLMITDGQETQQKTS, via the coding sequence ATGTTTAATAAGAAACCAAAGCCTTATACTGAACTTTTAGGAAAAACGAATAGAATTGTTGAAGGAACAATTATTAAAGGCGATATTATTTCACAGGCCGATTTTCGTTTAGATGGTGAGTTGACCGGGAATTTTCATTCTACTGGAAAATTAGTTATTGGGCCAACAGGCAGTGTTGTGGGTGATATCAGTTGTAACAATGCCGATATAGAAGGAAAAGTTAATGGAAACATTCAAGTTACTGAGGTGCTCAATGTTAAGTTAAAAGCAAGTATTCATGGCGAAGTTACTGTAGGTAAGTTATCTGTGGAACCTGGAGCTGATTTCAGTGCTTCTTGTATAATGAAATCTGATGTAGAAAAATTGATGATTACTGATGGACAAGAAACCCAACAAAAAACAAGCTAG
- a CDS encoding DUF5687 family protein: MFKHFINLELKAFFRSASVGKSIGLKILMGFLVVYFLLVFLVLGIALYPILEKSFPDQKPLVIVNSFVVFWLFFELVLRFFMQSLPVMNIKPLLVLPIKKQSVIHFVLLKSLTSIYNIFPLLVIIPFGVYNITKGNYNALNMIVWMVSMYVLALVVNYSNFLIKKKFAENIIAFLPFVAIGLVFFGLDYYGAFKISTVSGILLNGLVVQPLFVLVPILILVGLYFLNFNYLKTNFYLDSSLQSKVEEAKTSDLTWTKRFGDIAPFLALDLKMIWRNKRPKTVIWISLIFLAYGMLIYTNPHYKDTPAFFVVVGVLMTGVFMLNFGQFVPSWDSNYYGMMMSQNIPMKQYLASKAGLMSVSVIVLAVLSTPYLYFGWNVLAINLSCAVYNLGVNIPILLFAGSYNKKRIDLEKSPFMNYQGTGATQWIVGLPLMLFPALIFFAFYKLVNVESATVAIATLGIIGLVFRSFILSKIADGYTKRKYETISGFKQQEN; this comes from the coding sequence ATGTTCAAGCATTTTATAAATTTAGAATTGAAAGCCTTTTTTCGATCGGCAAGTGTTGGAAAAAGTATTGGATTGAAAATTTTAATGGGGTTTTTGGTTGTCTATTTTCTACTTGTTTTTCTTGTTTTGGGAATTGCATTGTATCCTATTCTAGAGAAAAGTTTCCCTGACCAAAAACCATTAGTCATAGTTAATAGTTTTGTTGTTTTTTGGTTGTTTTTTGAATTGGTACTTCGCTTTTTTATGCAAAGTTTACCTGTAATGAACATCAAGCCGTTACTTGTTTTGCCAATTAAAAAACAATCGGTGATTCATTTCGTATTACTTAAAAGTTTGACTTCAATTTATAACATTTTTCCATTGTTAGTCATTATCCCTTTTGGAGTGTACAATATTACCAAGGGGAATTACAATGCACTAAATATGATTGTATGGATGGTTTCAATGTATGTTTTGGCTTTAGTGGTTAATTATTCTAATTTTTTAATCAAAAAGAAATTCGCTGAAAACATCATCGCCTTTCTTCCATTTGTGGCAATAGGGCTTGTGTTCTTTGGTCTAGATTATTATGGTGCTTTTAAAATCAGTACTGTATCGGGGATTCTTTTAAATGGATTAGTAGTGCAGCCACTATTCGTGCTTGTTCCAATACTGATTTTAGTAGGATTGTATTTTCTAAATTTCAACTACTTAAAAACTAATTTTTATCTGGACAGCTCTTTACAGTCCAAAGTAGAAGAAGCAAAAACGTCTGATTTAACTTGGACGAAACGTTTTGGTGATATAGCGCCATTCTTAGCATTGGATCTAAAAATGATTTGGAGAAATAAAAGGCCTAAAACGGTGATTTGGATCTCGTTAATCTTTCTGGCTTATGGCATGTTGATTTATACCAATCCACATTACAAAGATACACCAGCGTTTTTTGTTGTGGTAGGAGTTTTAATGACAGGTGTTTTTATGCTTAATTTTGGGCAATTTGTGCCGTCATGGGATAGTAATTATTACGGAATGATGATGTCACAAAACATTCCTATGAAACAATACTTAGCATCAAAAGCGGGATTAATGTCGGTTTCAGTAATTGTATTAGCAGTTTTAAGTACGCCCTATCTTTATTTTGGTTGGAATGTATTAGCAATAAATCTGTCTTGTGCTGTTTATAATTTAGGGGTAAACATCCCCATTTTATTATTTGCAGGATCCTATAATAAAAAAAGAATTGATCTCGAGAAAAGTCCTTTCATGAATTACCAGGGAACTGGAGCAACGCAATGGATTGTTGGCCTGCCATTAATGTTGTTTCCTGCATTGATTTTCTTTGCTTTTTATAAATTAGTCAATGTAGAAAGTGCAACAGTTGCTATTGCGACATTAGGTATTATTGGTTTGGTTTTTAGAAGTTTTATTTTAAGTAAAATCGCCGATGGGTACACCAAGAGAAAATACGAAACCATTAGCGGATTCAAACAACAAGAAAATTAG
- a CDS encoding ABC transporter ATP-binding protein, with product MIQVNNISKKYNGTTVLKIDILEIPKGQSLGLVGNNGAGKTTFFSLLLDLIRPTTGTIVNNEIQVNTSESWKPFTAAFIDESFLIGYLTPEEYFYFIGDLRGQNKADIDALLTKYEEFFNGEILNNKKYLRDLSKGNQKKVGIIATLIGNPKVVILDEPFANLDPTTVNRLKKVIKELAQDPETTILVSSHDLQHTVEVCDRIVALNKGEIVKDIQTSGETLQELEAFFAV from the coding sequence ATGATACAAGTAAATAATATTTCAAAAAAATATAACGGAACTACAGTTTTAAAAATTGACATTCTTGAAATTCCCAAAGGACAAAGTTTAGGTTTAGTAGGGAATAATGGAGCTGGTAAAACGACTTTTTTTAGTTTACTACTCGATTTAATTAGACCTACAACGGGTACAATTGTTAACAATGAAATTCAGGTTAATACTAGCGAATCTTGGAAGCCTTTTACGGCTGCATTTATTGACGAAAGTTTCTTGATTGGGTATCTAACTCCCGAAGAATATTTTTACTTTATAGGCGATTTGCGCGGACAAAATAAAGCCGACATTGATGCGTTGTTAACCAAATATGAGGAGTTTTTTAATGGAGAAATTCTAAATAATAAAAAGTATTTACGCGATTTGTCCAAAGGGAATCAGAAAAAAGTAGGGATTATAGCCACTCTTATTGGAAATCCCAAAGTAGTAATTCTAGACGAGCCTTTCGCAAATTTAGATCCGACAACGGTAAACAGATTAAAAAAAGTGATAAAAGAACTGGCTCAAGATCCAGAGACAACCATTTTAGTTTCTAGTCACGATTTGCAACATACCGTTGAGGTTTGTGATAGAATTGTTGCTTTAAATAAAGGAGAAATTGTTAAAGATATTCAAACATCTGGAGAGACACTTCAAGAGTTAGAAGCGTTTTTTGCCGTTTAA